One genomic window of Cupriavidus oxalaticus includes the following:
- the uraD gene encoding 2-oxo-4-hydroxy-4-carboxy-5-ureidoimidazoline decarboxylase — translation MSHTYTLAQLNTMPVAEFVQVLGGIYEHSPWFAEAAAAQRPFADAAALAQALRSAVDEAGEAAQLKLVRAHPELAGKAAVRGELTAESTREQSGAGLNLCTPEEFDRLQALNAAYNQKFGFPFILAVRGYDRHGIIAEFARRVENSPKDELQTCINQIHRIAQFRLDDLVSA, via the coding sequence ATGAGCCACACCTACACCCTCGCCCAACTCAACACCATGCCTGTCGCGGAATTCGTGCAGGTGCTGGGCGGCATCTATGAACATTCGCCGTGGTTCGCCGAGGCCGCCGCCGCGCAACGCCCCTTTGCCGATGCCGCCGCGCTGGCGCAGGCGCTGCGCAGCGCCGTGGATGAAGCCGGCGAGGCCGCGCAGCTGAAGCTGGTGCGCGCCCACCCCGAGCTTGCCGGCAAGGCCGCGGTGCGCGGCGAGCTGACTGCCGAGTCCACGCGCGAGCAAAGCGGCGCCGGCCTGAACCTGTGCACGCCGGAAGAGTTCGATCGCCTGCAGGCGCTCAACGCCGCATACAACCAGAAGTTCGGCTTTCCGTTCATCCTCGCCGTGCGTGGCTACGACCGCCACGGGATCATCGCGGAGTTCGCGCGCCGCGTAGAAAACTCGCCGAAGGACGAGTTGCAAACTTGCATCAACCAGATCCATCGCATTGCGCAGTTCCGTCTTGACGACTTAGTATCCGCCTGA
- the puuE gene encoding allantoinase PuuE, which yields MTTENYPRDLIGYGARPPHARWPGGARIAVQFVLNYEEGGENCVLHGDAASEQFLSEIVGAAAYPDRHMSMEGIYEYGSRAGVWRILREFEKRGLPLTIFGVSMALQRHAELTRAFVELGHEIACHGWRWIHYQNIDEAIEREHMRIGMQIIKELTGELPLGWYTGRDSPNTRRLVVEHGGLLYDSDYYGDDLPFWTEVEVTGGERKPHLVVPYTLDSNDMRFATPQGFNTGEQFFQYLKDSFDVLYEEGDPAGQDSPKMLSIGMHCRLLGRPGRFRALQRFLDYVQGHDKVWICRRVDIARHWAETHPYTPAK from the coding sequence ATGACAACAGAGAACTATCCACGCGATCTCATCGGTTACGGCGCCCGGCCGCCGCACGCCCGCTGGCCGGGCGGCGCGCGCATCGCCGTGCAGTTCGTGCTCAACTACGAAGAAGGCGGCGAGAACTGCGTGCTGCACGGCGACGCCGCCTCCGAGCAGTTCCTCTCCGAGATCGTCGGCGCCGCGGCCTACCCCGACCGCCACATGAGCATGGAGGGCATCTATGAATACGGCTCGCGCGCGGGCGTCTGGCGCATCCTGCGCGAGTTCGAGAAGCGGGGCCTGCCGCTGACCATCTTCGGCGTGTCGATGGCGCTGCAGCGCCATGCCGAACTGACGCGCGCCTTCGTCGAGCTGGGCCACGAGATCGCCTGCCACGGCTGGCGCTGGATCCACTACCAGAACATCGACGAGGCCATCGAGCGCGAGCACATGCGCATCGGCATGCAGATCATCAAGGAGCTGACCGGCGAGCTGCCGCTGGGCTGGTACACCGGCCGCGACAGCCCCAACACGCGCCGGCTTGTAGTCGAGCACGGCGGCTTGCTGTACGACTCCGACTACTACGGCGACGACCTGCCCTTCTGGACCGAGGTGGAAGTCACCGGCGGCGAGAGGAAGCCGCACCTGGTGGTGCCGTACACGCTGGACTCGAACGACATGCGCTTTGCCACGCCGCAGGGCTTCAACACCGGCGAGCAGTTCTTCCAGTACCTGAAGGATTCGTTCGACGTCCTCTACGAGGAAGGCGATCCCGCAGGACAGGACAGCCCCAAGATGCTGTCGATCGGCATGCACTGCCGGCTGCTCGGCCGCCCCGGCCGCTTCCGCGCGCTGCAGCGCTTCCTCGACTATGTGCAGGGCCATGACAAGGTGTGGATCTGCCGCCGTGTCGACATCGCCCGCCACTGGGCCGAGACCCACCCCTACACGCCCGCCAAGTAA
- a CDS encoding nucleobase:cation symporter-2 family protein — MNSASTTVPTDLTNERLPSGRLLALGLQHVLVMYAGTVAVPLIVGGALKLPKDQLAFLINADLFAAGLATLIQAIGFWKFGIRLPVMMGVTFASVAPMIAIGTDPNVGLLGIYGAVIASGIFGILISPMMGRMLGLFPPVVTGTVITLIGVSLMRVGINWAAGGQPTTRAVIDGVAKEVPNLAYGDLTNLGIAGLTLVTILLLTKYGRGLVANCAVLLGIIIGTLVAMGMGKVSFEGLDEASFVAVITPLHFGIPTFEVTAILSMCIVMLITLVESTGMFLALSDITGKKLSNDDLTRGLRADGLGTVIGGIFNTFPYTSFSQNVGLVTVTGVRSRYVAAAGGIILIAFGLFPKMAHVVASVPQFVLGGAGIVMFGMVAATGIRILGSCDFNRNRHNLFIVAISIGFGMIPTLAPTFFQYLPKWTGPFTHSGIVLGTIVAVALNLFYNGIQSREEAMRNAAANSHGTE; from the coding sequence ATGAATTCCGCAAGCACCACGGTCCCGACGGACCTCACCAACGAGCGTTTGCCTTCAGGGCGCCTGCTCGCGCTTGGTTTGCAGCACGTTCTGGTGATGTACGCCGGCACGGTTGCCGTACCGCTGATCGTCGGCGGCGCGCTCAAGCTGCCCAAGGACCAGCTGGCCTTCCTGATCAACGCGGACCTCTTCGCCGCGGGCCTGGCCACGCTGATCCAGGCCATCGGCTTCTGGAAATTCGGCATCCGCCTGCCGGTGATGATGGGCGTGACCTTTGCCTCGGTGGCGCCGATGATCGCCATCGGCACCGATCCCAACGTCGGCCTGCTCGGCATCTACGGCGCGGTGATCGCCTCCGGGATCTTCGGCATCCTGATTTCGCCGATGATGGGGCGCATGCTCGGATTATTCCCGCCGGTGGTGACCGGCACGGTGATCACGCTGATCGGCGTGTCGCTGATGCGCGTCGGCATCAACTGGGCGGCCGGCGGCCAGCCCACCACGCGCGCGGTGATCGACGGCGTGGCCAAGGAAGTGCCCAACCTCGCCTATGGCGACCTGACCAACCTCGGCATCGCCGGGCTGACGCTGGTGACCATCCTGCTGCTGACCAAGTACGGCCGCGGCCTGGTCGCCAACTGCGCGGTGCTGCTGGGCATCATCATCGGCACGCTGGTGGCGATGGGCATGGGCAAGGTGTCGTTCGAAGGCCTGGATGAAGCCAGCTTTGTCGCCGTCATCACGCCGCTGCACTTCGGCATCCCGACCTTCGAGGTGACCGCGATCCTGTCGATGTGCATCGTCATGCTGATCACGCTGGTGGAATCGACCGGCATGTTCCTGGCGCTGTCGGACATCACCGGCAAGAAGCTGAGCAACGACGACCTGACCCGCGGCCTGCGCGCCGATGGCCTGGGCACCGTGATCGGCGGCATCTTCAACACCTTCCCGTACACCTCGTTCTCGCAGAACGTGGGCCTGGTCACCGTGACCGGCGTGCGCTCGCGCTACGTGGCGGCTGCCGGCGGCATCATCCTGATCGCCTTCGGCCTGTTTCCCAAGATGGCCCACGTGGTGGCCTCGGTGCCGCAGTTCGTGCTGGGCGGCGCCGGCATCGTGATGTTCGGCATGGTCGCCGCCACCGGCATCCGCATCCTGGGCTCGTGCGATTTCAACCGCAACCGCCACAACCTGTTCATCGTCGCCATCTCGATCGGCTTCGGCATGATCCCGACGCTGGCACCGACGTTCTTCCAGTACCTGCCCAAGTGGACCGGCCCCTTCACCCATAGCGGCATCGTGCTCGGCACGATCGTGGCCGTGGCGCTGAACCTGTTCTACAACGGCATCCAGTCGCGCGAGGAAGCGATGCGCAACGCCGCCGCCAATTCGCACGGCACCGAGTAG
- a CDS encoding GntR family transcriptional regulator — MSKSLKLIAGVTGVSDADPAGSLPTRPDKPARKGSVEERMYHEIYDAIMEHRLPPRTKLTEHSLCEIYATARHTVRKVLSHLAADGMVDLEPNRGAFIASPSTDEAHDMFELRQMLERAVLEKLAGMPDVKAVIAPLRKMVASERQAFLTHDRPKWIRLSAEFHTALAELSGNALLVNMMRRLVSRTTLMIASVEAPGNNACSFDEHEEILDALEQGDAALAQSRMAHHLGACADRVQPDEPGSFDLRSVLGRST, encoded by the coding sequence ATGTCCAAGAGCCTGAAGCTGATTGCCGGTGTCACCGGCGTTTCCGATGCCGACCCAGCCGGGTCCCTGCCCACCAGGCCGGACAAGCCCGCGCGCAAGGGCTCGGTCGAAGAGCGCATGTACCACGAGATCTACGACGCGATCATGGAGCACCGGCTGCCGCCGCGCACCAAGCTCACCGAGCATTCGCTTTGCGAGATCTATGCCACCGCGCGCCACACCGTGCGCAAGGTGCTGTCGCACCTGGCCGCCGACGGCATGGTCGACCTCGAGCCCAACCGCGGCGCCTTTATCGCCAGCCCCTCCACCGACGAAGCGCACGACATGTTCGAGCTGCGCCAGATGCTGGAGCGCGCGGTGCTGGAAAAGCTCGCCGGCATGCCCGACGTGAAGGCCGTGATCGCGCCGCTGCGCAAGATGGTCGCCAGCGAGCGCCAGGCCTTCCTGACGCACGACCGCCCCAAATGGATCCGCCTGTCCGCCGAATTCCACACGGCGCTGGCGGAGCTGTCGGGCAACGCCCTGCTGGTCAATATGATGCGCCGGCTGGTGTCGCGCACCACGCTGATGATCGCCAGCGTGGAAGCCCCGGGCAACAACGCCTGCTCGTTCGACGAACACGAGGAAATCCTCGATGCACTGGAACAGGGCGATGCCGCGCTGGCCCAGTCGCGCATGGCGCACCACCTCGGCGCCTGCGCCGACCGCGTGCAGCCGGACGAGCCGGGCAGCTTCGATCTTCGCAGCGTGCTAGGCCGCTCCACCTAG
- the uraH gene encoding hydroxyisourate hydrolase, with translation MGRLTTHVLDTAAGTPGQGMSITLHKIVDNRRETLKTVVTNHDGRCDQPLLEGADLAAGVYELEFAAGDYFRAQGTKLPEPAFLDVVPLRFGIADVNAHYHVPLLVSPWSYSTYRGS, from the coding sequence ATGGGACGCTTGACCACCCATGTTCTTGACACCGCTGCCGGCACGCCCGGACAAGGGATGTCGATTACTCTCCATAAAATTGTCGACAATCGCCGCGAAACCCTGAAGACCGTGGTCACCAACCACGACGGCCGCTGCGACCAGCCGCTGCTGGAAGGCGCCGACCTTGCCGCCGGCGTGTACGAACTGGAATTCGCCGCGGGCGACTATTTCCGCGCGCAGGGCACGAAGCTGCCCGAGCCGGCTTTCCTGGACGTGGTGCCCCTGCGCTTCGGCATTGCCGACGTCAACGCGCACTACCACGTGCCGCTCCTGGTTTCGCCCTGGTCGTACTCGACCTACCGCGGCAGCTGA
- a CDS encoding urate hydroxylase PuuD, whose amino-acid sequence MEGYILDWANMLLRWVHVITAIAWIGSSFYFVWLDNSLTKPTAPDLKEKGVDGELWAVHGGGFYNPQKYLTAPKQLPENLHWFYWESYSTWMSGFALLVVLYLFNASTFLIDKNVFDMSPGAAVGFAVSYLLIGWIVYDSICRLFNKNDRLVGILVAIYIAAAAYVACHVFSGRAAFLLTGAMIATIMSANVLAWIIPGQRKVVAALKAGQPVDPIHGKRGKQRSVHNTYFTLPVLFAMLSNHYSMTYAHKYNWVVLILIMLSGVLIRQFFILKHKGKINVLWPAAGVAALGVVAVMIAPQPRPAVAKGGEAAAATVSFAKVQEVMNARCVQCHAEQPKMMPTAAKGIKLETPEDIKAHAQLIYQQAVQQKAMPLGNVTQITDDERALLGQWFEGGAKTTN is encoded by the coding sequence ATGGAAGGCTATATCCTCGACTGGGCCAATATGCTGCTGCGGTGGGTGCACGTCATCACCGCCATTGCATGGATCGGCTCTTCGTTCTATTTCGTGTGGCTGGACAACAGCCTGACCAAGCCCACCGCGCCCGACCTGAAGGAAAAAGGCGTCGACGGCGAACTGTGGGCCGTGCACGGCGGCGGCTTCTACAACCCGCAGAAGTACCTGACCGCGCCCAAGCAGCTGCCGGAGAACCTGCACTGGTTCTACTGGGAGTCGTACTCGACCTGGATGAGCGGCTTCGCGCTGCTGGTGGTGCTGTACCTGTTCAACGCCAGCACGTTCCTGATCGACAAGAATGTGTTCGACATGTCGCCTGGCGCGGCGGTCGGCTTCGCGGTGTCGTACCTGCTGATCGGCTGGATCGTCTATGACAGCATCTGCCGCCTGTTCAACAAGAATGACCGACTGGTCGGCATCCTGGTAGCGATCTACATCGCGGCGGCCGCTTACGTCGCATGCCACGTCTTCTCGGGCCGCGCGGCGTTCCTGCTGACCGGCGCGATGATCGCGACGATCATGAGCGCGAACGTGCTGGCATGGATCATCCCGGGCCAGCGCAAGGTGGTGGCAGCACTGAAGGCCGGCCAGCCGGTGGACCCGATCCACGGCAAGCGTGGCAAGCAGCGCAGCGTGCACAACACCTACTTCACGCTGCCGGTGCTGTTCGCGATGCTGTCAAACCACTACAGCATGACCTACGCCCACAAGTACAACTGGGTGGTGCTGATCCTGATCATGCTGTCGGGCGTGCTGATCCGCCAGTTCTTCATCTTGAAGCACAAGGGCAAGATCAACGTGCTGTGGCCTGCTGCCGGCGTTGCCGCGCTGGGCGTTGTGGCCGTGATGATCGCGCCGCAGCCGCGCCCCGCCGTGGCCAAGGGTGGCGAGGCAGCCGCAGCGACCGTCAGCTTTGCCAAGGTGCAGGAAGTGATGAACGCACGCTGCGTGCAATGCCACGCCGAGCAGCCGAAGATGATGCCGACGGCGGCCAAGGGGATCAAGCTGGAGACGCCGGAAGACATCAAGGCCCACGCCCAGCTGATCTACCAGCAGGCCGTGCAGCAGAAGGCGATGCCGCTGGGCAACGTGACGCAGATTACCGACGACGAACGTGCGCTGCTGGGGCAGTGGTTCGAAGGCGGGGCGAAGACTACGAATTGA